TGTGCCTAGCAATttgttggtgaccagttcagtcgAGTCTACATCACCTCTTGCTGAAAGTCCGCGAGGATAGACTCCAACTCACACTACTGAGGTTAAACAGTACAGAAAACAAATTgatgattgatggatggatgtatatactCGTGGGATTTTCCTTGCGTGAACTTCAAGTGGAGAATAAATGGTACAACAGCAAACGACTGTTTTGTTATACGTTTGAAAAGTGGAAATTGCCTTTTTAATTGCCGTAATAAATAGCTTCAAAGCGTGATCTTAACAATGTAACCAAGTGGATACAAGGTTTCTTCCTGaagatttgtttttcaattatttttcaaagttcaaaataaaaaaagtaggggaaaaaaaaaattattcatcttggtctctttttttttttttttttttttaaatctgagaaGCCCATCATTTAACCATTTTTGACTACGTTTTGTATTCATTACAGGTTGAGCACTCTTATTACCTCTTTTGTGTACTTGATTTTCTCCTTTCCACAGATCTCTAATAAACGGTCTTCTTGGGCCTGGTCAGCAAGTGGTTTAAAACGAAACTTGGAACATCTGGAAGCCAAGGGCTCAATGATCCTACAGGATCCACAGACATACATTTACATTAATAAAAATggacaatgtttttgtttggctgTGATGAGGCATGAGCTCACCTGCTGATGTAGTTACAAATAAGACAGAAACGTGTAGTGCGGGACTCCTTCTCCATTGTCCTCCTGAGTGCAGCCTGAGCGGGTGCAGTCATGGAGTCAGCTTCATCTAGGATGATGATCTTAAAAGGAGGACATGGCTTCCCACTACAAATACAGCACAGCAGGCTTGTTGAAATCCACAGAGAAattcaagtggaaaaaaaatatgaaaaaggtaTACAAGGACCAAATTTGGATAAATTGTACACACACTACATTTTTACACATGAGTGTGTGAGTTAATCCTCACTCTGGCCGAGTCCCTCCTACAGTGAGCTGAGCGAAGTTTTTGACCTTTTCTCTGATAACCTGAATGCCCCTTTCATCTGAGGCATTGAGCTCAAGCACCCTCTGCTTGTATAGTTCAGGACTACATAAAGGAAAACAGAAAGATCAGCCACAAGACAGCAGTCAAAACAAAGGAGCGGTTTTTGAAATCCAACGGATTGCAAACTTCGTTAACCAAACTACAATCAACACTCCACTCACCCATAAAGTTCTCTTGCAGCAGCTAATATGGTCGAGGTCTTCCCTGTTCCAGGTGGACCATAGAAGAGCAAGTTAGGAAGCTGAATTGGGGACACAAGCATAATAATTTTTGAATTGTAGAACTCTTCATAGTAAATCTTTccacagtttttatttattcaaaaaaaaCTGCTGTAGTCGAGATTtgttaatatatatacacatatgtatgtatgcatgtatgtgtgtgtatatacatacatctacacatatacatacataatatatatatataacacatatacatacatatatatattattatatatatattctatatatatattaatctatatatatctatacatatctatatctatatatatatacatatatatatatatatacacatatacatacattatatatatacacatatacatacattatattttatatatatatatatatatatatataatatacacatatacctacatacatatatatatatatattatattatataatatatatatatatatatatatatatatacacatatcatacatacatatatatatatatatataatatctatatatacaacacatatacatacatacatacctatataatatatatatatatactatatatatatatatatatatacacacatatacatacatacaatatatatatatatatatctacatatatatatatatactatatacacatatacatatacatatatactctataatatataataatacatatatctatatatatatactacacacatactacatacatacatattatatatatatatacacacatatacatacatacatatatatatatatattatacataatatatatatatataatatatacacatatacatacatacatatatatataatatatatatatatacacatatacatacatatacatatatatatatatatatatatatatataacatacatatacatacatatatatatatatatatatatattatatatacatatacatacat
Above is a genomic segment from Syngnathoides biaculeatus isolate LvHL_M chromosome 7, ASM1980259v1, whole genome shotgun sequence containing:
- the rfc4 gene encoding replication factor C subunit 4 isoform X2 — its product is MLVSPIQLPNLLFYGPPGTGKTSTILAAARELYGPELYKQRVLELNASDERGIQVIREKVKNFAQLTVGGTRPDGKPCPPFKIIILDEADSMTAPAQAALRRTMEKESRTTRFCLICNYISRIIEPLASRCSKFRFKPLADQAQEDRLLEICGKEKIKYTKESILALVKVSEGDLRKAITFLQSAAHLNVNSEITELAVIEIAGVVPTKMINDLLQVCFKGSFEKLEYAVRRMVDEGYSATQILSQLHDDVIEQDLSDDLKSLIAEKMGVGNPMD
- the rfc4 gene encoding replication factor C subunit 4 isoform X1, which translates into the protein MLVSPIQLPNLLFYGPPGTGKTSTILAAARELYGPELYKQRVLELNASDERGIQVIREKVKNFAQLTVGGTRPDGKPCPPFKIIILDEADSMTAPAQAALRRTMEKESRTTRFCLICNYISRIIEPLASRCSKFRFKPLADQAQEDRLLEICGKEKIKYTKESILALVKVSEGDLRKAITFLQSAAHLNVNSEITELAVIEIAGVVPTKMINDLLQVCFKGSFEKLEYAVRRMVDEGYSATQILSQLHDDVIEQDLSDDLKSLIAEKMGVVDKCLSDGADEYLQLLSLCSAILSEAPKSN